The following is a genomic window from Antechinus flavipes isolate AdamAnt ecotype Samford, QLD, Australia chromosome 3, AdamAnt_v2, whole genome shotgun sequence.
ttgccaagaaaaccccgaatggggtcacagagtcagatgtgactgaactaGAACAATAAATATCCTCAGTCCTTAGCAGAGTACCTAGCATCTCGTGCATAGTGAATAAACTCTTGTTGACTTGACAGATCCAGAAAAATCCTAGTCAGAGCACAGAGACAGATAGTATTACCTCCCTCTTTCTGGAAACTAGAATGCAGTGGTAGCTGCTGAATCATAGCTCAGCTTGTATTCCACTAAAACCTCCCGATCTTTTCCAGAACAACTGCTGTCTGATTATGGCTCTCCCCATCCTGTACTTGTGAACGTGATTTGTAGaatctgtatttctttctctatacaTTAGGGTGATACTTATTTATTCCTCAGAGTCGTTGTGAAGCaagcattttgtaaaacttaaaatgagAATTAGAGTAAGATTTATTTCAGTTGATGCAAAATGATatcttaatgaatgtttattaactgatcaGTCAGTGAGCACCTGCTATATAATAGCAGGCCCCATGCTAAGCCCTAGGGAGAAGATAAAAGACAGAAGCTAGATCTAACCTTGAGAAGctcccattctaatgggggagacaacatgaagaCAACTGTGTGTGAACAAGGTACAGACAGGAGAGGATGGAACTTGTCTAGGAATGGAGGCAGTAGAATTAAGggggatgggaaagaaaaaaaagtcaggaaaacatAAAATGATTACAGTGCTgcaaggaaaatgacaaaagaataggaaaatataaaatgattacaGTGCTGCAAGGGAAATgacaaaagaataggaaaatataaaatgattacaGTGCTGCaagggaaaagaacagaaaaaggagaTTGAGTCTAGTACCTGTTCCTTTTTTTACAGAAGGAGAACGTTGAGTTTGGAACACTGcctcagttacttttttttctttaatcttcatTATAAAGGCATAGATTTTGACAGGGGAAGTGCAACTATTTgaaaacaaaggtttttttttttttttttaatcaagaaagaGGGAGTGAGCATTTTGTGCTTTACAGCTATTATCtactttgatcctcacaactactcCAGGAGGTTGGTgctcccttttacagataaggaaactgaggcaggcagagggtaagtgacttacccagcatcacacagctaggaagtgattgGGTAGggattttaataaaattgtttaaaagaagaaattttttaaaatagatttttatttacaagttatatgtatgggtaattttatagcattgataattgccaaaccttttgttccaatttttcccctccttcctcccaccccctcccctagatggcaggatgaccagtagatgttaaatatgttaaagtataaattagatacacaataagtatacatgaccaaaccattattttgctgtacaaaaagaatcggactctgaaatattgtacaattagcctgtgaaggaaatccaaaatagaggcattgggaattcgatgtaatggttcttagtcatctcccagagttctttcgctgggtgtagctggttcagttcattactgctctattggaactgatttggtttatctcattgttgaggatggtcaggtccatcagaattgatcttcatatagtattgttgttgaaatatataatgatctcctggccctgctcgtttcactcagcctcagttcgtgtatataagtctctccaggcaaaagaagaaatttttaaaagaaaagctagGATTCCCAGAGCCaggtctttgtctttttttcctcttctcgtCAGCCCCCAAATCACCAGGTGAGAAAACTAGGTATGACACATCTCTGGGCCTGCTCACCAAGAAGTTCATTTACCTGCTGAGCGAGTCAGAGGATGGAGTCCTGGACCTGAACTGGGCCGCCGAGGTGCTGGAAGTCCAGAAACGGCGCATCTATGACATCACCAACGTGCTGGAGGGCATCCAGCTCATCCGGAAGAAAGCCAAGAACAACATCCAATGGGTGTAAGTGGGAGACAGGCCTGGGGGGCCCCCGAGGAGGAGGATGGGCCGCCCTGGTCAGAGGGGTGTGGGAGACCCAGACCCCTCCTTGAGGAGCTGAGCTGGGGGTGGGAGGCCCGGATGCTGATGGATGACCCTGAGAATCCCAGCCCCTTTATGAGGGACTTCCTAACATCTAATACTCCTCCCAGAGTTTTCTGGTACCCAGAATCCCAAGGTGTTCTGAGGTGTAAGCTCTGAGGCCAGGGGCTGTTTCATTCGTTATGTCCCTGGCCTGTAGCAGGTGACCGTGGCTCGCTGCATCGAGTGATTTTAGCTCACTCAAACATTAAGCCTGTGAGTCTGGACTGAGCCAAGAGCAGCAGCCAGCCCTCTGCAGCTTCCCTGCCCTCGGGTTCTAGGCCTGCCCAGGAATTAAGAGTGAGGGCGTGGGCCCTCTCTATTCCCAGAGGCAGGGGAATGTTTGAAGACCCCGCTGGGGCCGGGAAGCAGCAGACCCTGGGGCAAGAGCTGAAGGAACTGAGCAACACGGAAAGGACCTTGGACCAACTGATTCAGAACTGCACCTTGGACCTGAAGAACCTGACGGAGGACGAGACCAACCAGAGATATCCTTTGGAGGAGGGGGCCTGggatgtggggggggggaggcggggaaAGGGGCTCCTCCTAGGGGTGAGAGTGATCCCATCCATGGGCAAGGTCCGGGGGCCTCTCGAATTTCCATAGAAGGTTACACCAGTAGAGAAAGCACTCTGAACAGAGAAATGTTGTGAGCAAAGGTGTGGGGTTGGTGCGGAGGGGTAAATGACTGGGTTGACCGAGTCCTTGTCAAAGGGTAATGGGGGAAGGGTCTTGAAAACCAGATTAAGGAGCTTGGACCTGACAACACTCCTGTTTCCCTTAACCCTCTGGTTTCCACATTGGCCTATGTAACCTACCAGGACATTCGGGCTATAGGGAACTTCAAGGACCAGACGGTGATTGTGGTCAAAGCCCCTCCCGAGACTCGCCTGGAAGTCCCAGACCTGAGGGAGGTGAGGGGGCATTGGGCTGTTCTACTGGGAACCCGGGATCTAGGAAGCTCTACCCCCAGGGGACCAGCCAGGGTGCACGGATGCACTGTGGTCACCAGCAGGCCAGGGAACTCTCACAGAGCCTGAGAACATCCCAGGAACAAACCTGAGGGAATGGAATATCAGACCTGAGGCCTCAGGAGGCAGaaggatagtggtgatggggcaTTAACTTAAATGTCAGCTAGGAAGGCCTTAGATCCCagagatgtcagagctgggagggcccttagaacccgggatgtcagagccgggagggcccttagaacccgggatgtcagagctgggagggccttagaacccaggaggtcagagctgggagggccttagaacccaggatattgaagctgggagggcccttagaacccgggatgtcggagctgggagggtccttagaacccgggaggtcagagctgggaggacccttagaacccaggaggtcagagctgggagggccttagaacccaggatgttgaagctgggagggcccttagaacccgggatgtcggaactgggagggtccttagaacccaggatgtcggagctgggagggcccttagaacccaggatgttgaagctgggaggggccttagaacccaggatgtcggagctgggaggggccttagaacacaggatgccCTCACAGCTCCCCCCAAACCTGTCCTGATGATGTCTCTCATCTTGCAGGACAACTTGCAGATTTATTTGAAGAGTACCAACGGACCCATTGAGGTGTACCTGTGTCCAGAAGAAAATCTAGAGGCTGGCAGCCCCTCCCAGGAGGCTCCTCCCTGTGGCTCAGGCCCGTTCACTGGCCTGCCTGGCAGCCCTGGCAGCTCTGGAGGCCTGGATTTCATTGTACCCCCAGGTAGGTGCTGGGTCAGAATTGTGGTCTCTTCTCATTCTGGGAAGAGAGGAGAACAGGTGTCCATTActcgcgcccccccccccccgggactGCAACCCCTTAAAACGCCACAAAAAGTTCCTTTAACTCAGATTTCCTTTAGTTTTACTGGGACGGTGATCATCAAAGAGGATTCATTGATTGTGTACTTTATGCAGGGCGTTGCTAGTCCCAAAAGGGGATGTGGAGAAGCTTAATCTAAGAGCAGTCACTGAATGAGAATCGGTGGGAAGTCTTGAGCATAGAATGCCCTTataacccaggaggtcagagccgggagggcccttagaacccaggaggtcagagctgggagggccttagaacccaggaggtcagagctgggagggccttagaaccaggaggtcagagccgggagggccttagaacccaggaggtcagagctgggagggccttagaaccaggaggtcagagccgggagggccttagaacatgggatgtcagagtCTCTAGTGCTCCCTCTTCATTATAAAGAGGACTGAAGCTAAGAATAAGTGAGTTATCCTAGATCATTCAGCTCCTTGGTGATGGAGCCAATCCATGGACCCTAACTCAGTGGGCCTTGTACCCACACTGCCTCTTCtatacatggaaagataatttgtTCTGCCTGTTTATTTGAATGAGCCCTCTGTCCATTACatagataatagtaataattgtatctatacatatataaatatatatacttaaacatatataaataactagAATTTGtctagcactttaaagtttatagatGAGAGTTCCCCTTTATTCCCTATGGTACCATTTCCCCATCTCCGTGTACTCTTTCAGAAAATGAGAGCTACAGGAGTGTCAAGGCAGGAGTGGcggaggtgggatttgaatatGATCTTGaaaacatttgaatttttctgctcttcctcctcccctgtGCTCTTGGGGCCCTGTATAGGTGGGTCTTTAGCAGTGGTCTGTACAGGTGGCGAGGGGCAGGGAGTCTGTGTCCTGTGTCCATGTTGGGAGCCCCTTCTCCCCACAGACGGTTATCTCCAATGATAAGCCTATGAAACAAAGTCACAGCCCCCAGGCCTTGATACTGGTGCGCTGATAGCATCTGAATATGAGTCAGACTTGATGGCTCCTAATGGGCTTTCACATCCATTATCTTATTAACTCCTCGAAACCCATTTTGGGGGAGGTAGGTCAGGTCAGAATTATTATCCTCCTTCTGCAGACCGAGGTCCTCAGATATgccataaaaatgaaaacttaagtCCCCAAGTTCCCTAGTCTGATACTTTCACCCCACTTCCTGCTCAAGGCCCAGAATGCCCTGGTAAAGTTTGGGAGGCCCACGCCCGTTCTCCGGCTTCATTCCCCTGGTCCAGCCCAGGCCCTATCTCCTTGGCCCAGGTCCCTCCttgctctccct
Proteins encoded in this region:
- the E2F2 gene encoding transcription factor E2F2, encoding MLRIPKGVSPAPGGSALAGPQKPPQPLQIKKALPVVSPVWTADVRSPQGGPVPASHFTPLYPPMVAAAAPGSCLDATPQGPEIRAGRASAGRLPGFKAKRKLDLEGMGRQGLSEFRTPKGKCGGGDGLPSPKTPKSPGEKTRYDTSLGLLTKKFIYLLSESEDGVLDLNWAAEVLEVQKRRIYDITNVLEGIQLIRKKAKNNIQWVGRGMFEDPAGAGKQQTLGQELKELSNTERTLDQLIQNCTLDLKNLTEDETNQRLAYVTYQDIRAIGNFKDQTVIVVKAPPETRLEVPDLREDNLQIYLKSTNGPIEVYLCPEENLEAGSPSQEAPPCGSGPFTGLPGSPGSSGGLDFIVPPAVALKSQPSQALLEVNEGLLDLPHPLLQQTEDQLLTSSLSGSPLVNFSPPLDEEDYLWGLDSGEGVSDLFESYDLGDLLRN